Proteins found in one Capillibacterium thermochitinicola genomic segment:
- the hslV gene encoding ATP-dependent protease subunit HslV translates to MFKATTVLAVHDGKRVAMAGDGQVTMGDTVVKHGAKKIRRLYQDRVLAGFAGAVADAFTLFSLFESQLEAYDGQLVRAAVETAKEWRTDRRLRQLEALLLVADPKNLLLISGSGEVIEPDDGIAAIGSGGPYALAAARALKAHSTLTVGEIAVEAMKIAAGICVYTNEQICLEELGGIE, encoded by the coding sequence ATGTTTAAAGCCACAACGGTTCTAGCCGTTCACGACGGAAAACGGGTCGCGATGGCCGGCGACGGTCAGGTCACCATGGGCGACACGGTGGTTAAGCACGGGGCGAAAAAGATCCGCCGTTTGTACCAGGATCGGGTGCTAGCCGGCTTTGCCGGAGCAGTGGCCGACGCGTTTACCCTTTTTTCCCTCTTCGAAAGCCAGCTGGAGGCTTATGACGGGCAACTGGTGCGCGCGGCGGTGGAGACGGCGAAAGAATGGCGGACCGACCGGCGCCTGCGCCAGTTGGAAGCATTGTTGTTGGTGGCCGATCCGAAAAACCTCTTACTGATCAGCGGATCCGGTGAGGTGATCGAACCCGATGACGGAATTGCGGCCATTGGTTCGGGCGGACCTTACGCCTTGGCCGCAGCCCGTGCGTTAAAAGCCCATTCCACTTTGACGGTGGGGGAGATTGCCGTTGAAGCCATGAAGATCGCGGCCGGGATCTGTGTTTACACCAACGAACAGATCTGCCTTGAGGAACTTGGAGGGATAGAATGA
- the xerC gene encoding tyrosine recombinase XerC: protein MFLENSLNNYLNYIKLKNYSAHTLLNYRIDLVQFVEFMRGKKLSTWAQVGVNEVRAYLAYLSGLGLARTTIARKIASLRSFFKYLTLQGVVDQNPLHNLRTPKCPKKLPEFLYVREINELLRFDDNTPKGLRDRAILEVLYGTGIRVSELTGLNLGDLDLERGCLRVYGKGAKERLTFLGRQGCKALADYLQKGRPFYLAQGATPDERAVFLNKDGTRLSARSVRRLIDAYVRRAALEKKVSPHTLRHSFATHLLEGGADLRTVQELLGHVNISTTQIYTHLSRDQVKKAYNQAHPRA, encoded by the coding sequence CTGTTTCTCGAGAATTCTCTGAATAATTATCTTAATTACATCAAGCTAAAAAACTACTCGGCTCATACTCTGCTCAACTACCGCATTGACCTGGTCCAGTTTGTCGAGTTTATGCGCGGTAAAAAGCTCAGTACCTGGGCGCAGGTGGGGGTGAACGAGGTCCGGGCTTATCTTGCCTACCTATCCGGGCTGGGACTGGCCCGCACCACGATTGCGCGGAAGATTGCTTCTTTGCGCTCTTTCTTTAAATACCTGACTTTACAGGGTGTGGTCGACCAAAACCCATTGCACAATTTACGCACGCCCAAATGCCCGAAGAAATTACCGGAGTTTTTGTATGTGCGCGAGATCAATGAACTCTTGCGGTTTGATGATAATACGCCCAAAGGACTGCGGGACCGGGCGATCTTGGAAGTCCTCTACGGGACCGGGATCCGGGTCAGCGAGCTGACCGGGCTTAACCTGGGCGATCTTGACCTGGAACGCGGTTGCCTCCGGGTTTACGGGAAAGGTGCGAAAGAAAGGCTGACCTTTTTAGGAAGACAAGGGTGTAAAGCCCTGGCGGACTATCTACAAAAAGGGCGGCCTTTCTATTTAGCGCAGGGTGCGACCCCTGACGAGCGGGCGGTATTTTTGAATAAAGACGGCACCCGGCTTTCCGCCCGGAGTGTCCGGCGGCTAATAGATGCCTATGTGCGCCGGGCGGCGCTGGAGAAGAAGGTAAGCCCCCATACGCTAAGGCACTCTTTTGCCACCCATCTGTTGGAGGGCGGGGCCGACCTCCGGACCGTCCAGGAGCTTCTGGGGCACGTCAATATTTCGACCACCCAGATTTATACCCATCTCAGCCGCGACCAAGTGAAAAAAGCTTATAACCAAGCCCATCCCCGGGCGTAG
- the trmFO gene encoding methylenetetrahydrofolate--tRNA-(uracil(54)-C(5))-methyltransferase (FADH(2)-oxidizing) TrmFO translates to MSKPIWVVGGGLAGTEAAWQVASAGYDVVLYEMRPARMTPAHTTAFLAELVCSNSLKANNLENAAGLLKEELRRLGSLLMAVADETKVPAGGALAVDRHRFAAGVTARLEEHPRIKVVREEISTIPSDQPAVVATGPLTSPSLSAWLQKLFGEEYFYFFDAVAPIVTRESLDFTRIFAASRYGRGEAEYLNCPMNEEEYTLFWENLTTAEVHQSHLGDEEKRYFEGCMPVEVLAARGKDTLRFGPLKPVGLIDPATGRRPYAVVQLRPENREKTLYNMVGFQTNLRWGEQRRVFRLIPGLAEAEFVRYGVMHRNSFINAPRLLTAALQWKGGWPLFLAGQLIGVEGYVESIAAGLVAGKNIVRFLEGKPPLIFPRETAVGALFYHIINAEIRHFQPMSINFGLFPPLNVKIKEKLRKNRALAERALGALENYLRNEGK, encoded by the coding sequence ATGTCTAAACCAATCTGGGTGGTCGGCGGGGGCTTGGCGGGAACGGAGGCCGCCTGGCAGGTGGCCAGCGCCGGTTACGATGTGGTCCTTTACGAAATGCGGCCCGCGCGGATGACCCCGGCCCACACCACCGCCTTCCTGGCGGAACTGGTCTGCAGTAATTCCTTAAAGGCAAATAATCTGGAGAACGCGGCGGGACTTTTGAAGGAAGAACTCCGGCGGTTGGGCTCGTTATTAATGGCCGTGGCCGACGAGACAAAAGTACCGGCCGGGGGAGCCCTGGCCGTGGACCGGCACCGGTTCGCGGCGGGTGTCACCGCCCGTCTTGAAGAACACCCCCGGATTAAGGTGGTCCGGGAGGAGATCTCCACCATCCCCTCCGACCAGCCGGCGGTTGTGGCCACCGGTCCCCTTACCTCTCCATCTCTCTCTGCTTGGCTGCAAAAGCTTTTCGGTGAAGAATATTTCTACTTTTTTGATGCGGTGGCCCCGATTGTGACGCGGGAGTCCCTTGATTTCACCCGCATCTTTGCCGCCTCCCGTTACGGCCGGGGTGAGGCGGAGTATTTAAACTGTCCCATGAACGAAGAAGAGTACACTTTGTTCTGGGAAAACCTGACCACGGCCGAAGTTCACCAGTCCCATTTGGGAGACGAGGAAAAACGGTACTTTGAAGGTTGCATGCCGGTGGAGGTGTTGGCGGCCCGGGGGAAGGATACCCTGCGTTTTGGACCGCTGAAACCGGTTGGTTTGATCGATCCGGCCACCGGGCGACGGCCTTATGCCGTGGTGCAACTGCGCCCCGAGAACCGGGAAAAAACCCTCTACAATATGGTCGGCTTCCAAACCAATCTGCGCTGGGGGGAACAGCGGCGCGTTTTCCGGCTAATCCCCGGTCTGGCCGAGGCGGAGTTTGTCCGTTACGGGGTGATGCACCGGAACTCCTTTATCAATGCGCCAAGGCTGCTCACGGCCGCGTTGCAATGGAAAGGGGGATGGCCCCTCTTTTTGGCGGGCCAGTTAATCGGGGTGGAGGGCTACGTGGAGTCGATCGCCGCCGGTTTGGTGGCGGGGAAGAACATCGTCCGCTTTTTGGAAGGAAAACCGCCCCTGATTTTTCCGCGCGAGACGGCGGTTGGGGCCCTTTTCTACCATATTATCAACGCCGAAATTCGACATTTTCAGCCGATGAGTATTAATTTCGGGTTATTTCCGCCATTAAACGTGAAAATCAAAGAAAAATTGAGGAAAAACCGCGCTCTTGCCGAACGGGCTTTGGGTGCGCTCGAAAATTATCTCCGAAACGAGGGGAAATAA
- the topA gene encoding type I DNA topoisomerase: protein MAEKLVIVESPAKAKTISKILGRSYQVKASNGHILDLPRSQFAVDIKNNFKPKYITIRGRGKIIKELKDSVKKVDRVYLATDPDREGEAISWHLAQTLELNPDSACRIEFHEITKRAITAALENPRPIDLNRVNAQQARRVLDRLFGYKLSPLLWAKVRRGLSAGRVQSVALRLICQREAEIDAFQQEEYWSITADFVPAGREQDLFSAKLIQVNGEKATIPNEETANELKRRIEAASFRVIDVKKRERKRHPAPPFITSTLQQEASRKLGFSARKTMSVAQQLYEGLEIGDEGSVGLITYIRTDSVRVAQEAQEECRAVIAAEYGKEYLPAKPPVYKTKSTMAQGAHEAIRPTVVSRRPQDVKAFLTRDQFRLYQLIWDRFVASQMEAAVLDVMTVDLEGDAFLFRANGSKVKFPGFLVLYQEDQDDKNEEEEGYLPDLQVDTALALQAVRPEQHFTQPPARYSEAMLVKTLEENGIGRPSTYATIIETLRKRNYVEMENKRFKPTELGLVVDRLLRENFPRVVDLDFTARMEEKLDQVEEGTVDWVSTVRDFYEPFSAELKKAEETVERVKLADEVSEVQCEYCGRMMVYKYGRYGRFLACPGYPECKNIKSIQKETGVACPECKKGQIVERHSKKGRKFFGCNQYPECKFTSWYPPAKTPCPECGSLCVVKKSKTKGEYIACTRQDCSYEQTVTTRKKENQGGTADV, encoded by the coding sequence ATGGCCGAAAAACTGGTAATCGTGGAATCACCGGCGAAAGCAAAAACCATCAGTAAGATACTAGGCCGCAGTTATCAGGTCAAGGCCTCCAACGGACATATTCTTGATCTGCCCCGGAGTCAATTCGCCGTGGATATTAAGAATAATTTTAAACCGAAATATATAACGATTAGAGGCCGGGGGAAGATCATCAAAGAACTCAAGGATTCGGTGAAAAAGGTGGACCGGGTCTATCTGGCGACCGACCCGGACCGGGAGGGGGAAGCGATCTCGTGGCATCTGGCCCAGACTCTTGAACTCAACCCCGATTCCGCCTGCCGGATCGAATTCCATGAGATTACGAAAAGAGCGATCACGGCGGCGCTGGAAAACCCGCGGCCAATCGATCTCAACCGGGTCAATGCCCAACAGGCCAGAAGGGTTCTGGACCGCCTTTTTGGATACAAGCTCAGCCCGCTTTTATGGGCAAAAGTGCGGCGCGGCCTGTCGGCGGGACGCGTGCAATCCGTTGCTTTGCGCCTGATCTGCCAGCGGGAAGCGGAGATCGACGCTTTTCAGCAGGAAGAGTACTGGAGTATCACCGCCGATTTTGTCCCCGCCGGCCGGGAGCAGGACTTATTCTCAGCAAAGCTCATTCAGGTTAACGGTGAGAAAGCCACCATTCCCAACGAGGAAACGGCAAACGAACTAAAACGACGGATTGAAGCGGCCTCCTTCCGGGTTATCGATGTGAAAAAGCGGGAACGCAAGCGTCATCCGGCCCCGCCTTTTATCACCAGTACGCTGCAGCAAGAGGCCTCCCGCAAACTCGGGTTCAGTGCCCGGAAGACCATGTCCGTGGCGCAACAATTATATGAAGGATTGGAGATTGGCGACGAAGGCAGTGTTGGTCTGATTACCTATATCCGTACCGATTCCGTGCGCGTCGCCCAAGAAGCGCAGGAAGAATGCCGTGCCGTGATTGCGGCTGAATACGGCAAGGAGTATTTGCCGGCCAAACCGCCCGTTTATAAAACAAAATCCACCATGGCCCAGGGGGCCCATGAGGCGATCCGCCCAACAGTGGTTAGCCGCCGGCCTCAGGATGTGAAGGCTTTTTTAACCCGGGACCAGTTCCGTCTCTACCAGCTGATTTGGGACCGGTTTGTGGCCAGCCAGATGGAGGCGGCCGTTTTGGATGTGATGACGGTTGACCTGGAGGGGGACGCGTTTCTTTTCCGGGCCAACGGCAGTAAAGTTAAGTTTCCCGGCTTTTTAGTCCTTTACCAAGAGGATCAGGACGATAAGAACGAGGAAGAAGAGGGTTATCTGCCCGATCTCCAAGTGGATACGGCCCTGGCGCTGCAGGCGGTCCGGCCCGAGCAGCATTTTACCCAACCGCCAGCCCGTTACAGTGAAGCGATGCTAGTGAAAACGCTGGAAGAAAACGGGATTGGCCGTCCCAGCACTTACGCGACGATCATTGAGACGCTCCGGAAACGGAACTACGTGGAGATGGAGAATAAAAGATTTAAACCGACCGAGCTGGGCTTGGTCGTTGACCGGCTCTTACGAGAGAACTTCCCCCGGGTGGTGGACCTGGATTTTACCGCCCGCATGGAGGAGAAGTTGGACCAGGTGGAGGAGGGGACGGTTGATTGGGTCTCGACGGTCCGTGACTTTTACGAGCCCTTCTCGGCCGAACTCAAAAAGGCCGAAGAGACGGTGGAACGGGTCAAGTTGGCCGACGAAGTCAGCGAGGTCCAGTGCGAGTACTGTGGGCGGATGATGGTCTACAAGTACGGCCGTTACGGCCGTTTTCTGGCCTGTCCCGGTTATCCCGAATGTAAGAACATCAAGTCGATCCAGAAAGAGACCGGTGTGGCCTGCCCCGAATGTAAAAAGGGGCAGATCGTCGAGCGTCATTCGAAGAAAGGACGGAAGTTCTTCGGCTGCAACCAGTATCCGGAATGCAAGTTTACCAGTTGGTATCCACCGGCCAAAACGCCTTGTCCCGAGTGTGGCAGTTTGTGTGTCGTGAAGAAGAGCAAAACCAAAGGGGAGTATATTGCCTGCACCCGGCAGGACTGCTCCTACGAACAGACGGTGACCACCAGGAAGAAGGAAAATCAGGGAGGAACCGCCGATGTCTAA
- the dprA gene encoding DNA-processing protein DprA: MLTEEALYWIALHKAPGIGPKRFYRLLAVFGTARAAWEAEPGALTEVLGRKVAADLVAFRRTCTPAAEGERVEKAGCRVLLACDPAYPPLLKQTSDPPPVLYYKGEFRPSDQLAVAIVGSRRATPRGINTARELAAGLAARGVTIVSGLARGIDSAAHRGALQVEGGRTIAVLGSGLDRVYPPENAGLMQAIAERAVVCSEFPLGTPPYAANFPARNRVISGLSLAVTVVEATADSGSLITADFALEQGRDVFAVPGPIEREGSKGPHRLIKQGAFLVEGPNDILAALNLPLLAVDAPTAPQAGPDLALSPVEQKIWELLAGGETHIDDLVRASGLPVATVNSALVMMEMKQVVSQVAAKTYRRNH, from the coding sequence ATGCTCACGGAAGAGGCTTTATACTGGATTGCTTTACATAAGGCCCCGGGGATTGGGCCGAAGCGTTTTTACCGCCTGCTGGCGGTCTTTGGGACCGCCCGGGCGGCGTGGGAAGCGGAGCCCGGAGCGCTCACCGAAGTGCTCGGGCGTAAAGTCGCGGCTGATCTGGTTGCTTTCCGCCGGACCTGTACACCGGCGGCCGAAGGAGAAAGGGTGGAAAAAGCTGGATGCCGGGTTTTATTGGCCTGTGACCCTGCTTACCCGCCCTTGCTGAAACAGACGAGCGATCCGCCTCCGGTGTTGTACTATAAAGGGGAGTTCCGGCCTTCCGATCAACTGGCGGTGGCGATCGTCGGTTCCCGCCGGGCAACGCCGCGCGGAATAAATACCGCCCGTGAACTGGCGGCCGGCCTTGCCGCCCGGGGCGTGACGATCGTGAGCGGCTTGGCCCGGGGGATTGATTCCGCCGCCCACCGCGGGGCTTTGCAGGTGGAAGGGGGACGGACGATTGCCGTTTTGGGATCGGGGCTCGACCGGGTTTACCCGCCGGAAAATGCCGGTTTGATGCAGGCCATCGCGGAACGGGCGGTGGTCTGTTCCGAGTTTCCGTTAGGCACGCCCCCTTATGCCGCCAACTTCCCCGCCCGGAACCGGGTGATCAGCGGTCTCAGTTTGGCGGTGACGGTGGTGGAAGCCACCGCCGACAGCGGTTCTTTGATCACGGCCGATTTTGCTTTGGAACAGGGCCGGGACGTTTTTGCCGTTCCGGGTCCGATTGAGCGGGAAGGTAGTAAAGGGCCCCATCGTCTAATCAAACAGGGGGCTTTTTTGGTAGAAGGGCCCAACGACATTTTAGCCGCCTTGAACCTACCGTTGTTGGCCGTCGACGCGCCTACTGCCCCCCAAGCCGGCCCGGACTTGGCCTTGTCTCCGGTGGAACAGAAGATCTGGGAGCTGTTGGCGGGGGGCGAAACCCATATTGATGATTTGGTGCGCGCCAGCGGCCTGCCGGTCGCCACGGTAAATTCCGCTTTAGTGATGATGGAGATGAAACAGGTTGTTTCCCAAGTGGCGGCAAAAACCTACCGCCGTAACCACTAA
- a CDS encoding GTPase, with translation MSNKKCPGCGVILQTEAPDQPGFYIPPEKPEKAGTVFCQRCFRLRHYGQFKNAVDDGAAIDREIQSALQQSDLILLVTDVFDPEGSMPVAWARLFALPVLIVVNKADLLPERTPWAEMTAWFRALWARRFPGVELLGVKVVSARHREPEQLARLTALKKELAGKKVTVLGAANVGKTSLLTSLLATEDQKKAELPTISRFPGTTLGMSTWTLASYGVILYDTPGLLPGGRMGDLFAPETAGRLLPDKKLQVKLWNLLPDGAVLLGGLAGVWNQSPVARTLVFFAGEKTPLHRSRGEKAEALLKEGPDWLRVYHPLERPARFEEKFFTVQPGEDLYISGCGWAAVKREAARLRLLVPPGVEVGTRPSLIGRREG, from the coding sequence GTGAGTAACAAAAAATGTCCCGGCTGTGGTGTTATTCTGCAAACAGAGGCTCCGGACCAGCCCGGGTTTTACATACCGCCGGAGAAACCGGAGAAAGCCGGAACCGTCTTTTGCCAGCGTTGTTTCCGCCTGCGCCACTACGGTCAATTCAAAAACGCAGTCGATGACGGGGCTGCGATCGACCGGGAGATCCAAAGCGCCCTCCAGCAGAGCGATCTTATTTTATTGGTGACCGATGTTTTTGACCCGGAAGGGTCGATGCCCGTGGCTTGGGCCCGGCTGTTTGCCTTGCCTGTGCTGATTGTGGTTAATAAGGCGGATCTTTTGCCGGAGCGGACACCCTGGGCCGAGATGACCGCCTGGTTCCGGGCTTTATGGGCCCGGCGTTTTCCCGGTGTTGAACTGCTGGGAGTCAAAGTGGTCTCGGCGCGGCACCGCGAGCCCGAACAGTTGGCTAGGCTCACCGCCTTGAAAAAGGAACTGGCCGGGAAAAAAGTGACGGTTTTGGGGGCGGCCAACGTGGGGAAGACCTCCCTGCTCACCTCGTTGTTGGCCACGGAGGACCAAAAGAAAGCGGAATTGCCCACCATTTCCCGGTTCCCCGGGACGACGCTGGGAATGTCCACCTGGACGCTCGCTTCTTACGGTGTAATCCTTTACGATACGCCCGGCTTGCTGCCGGGGGGCAGGATGGGCGATCTGTTTGCGCCGGAGACGGCCGGCCGGCTTTTGCCGGATAAGAAATTGCAGGTCAAACTCTGGAACTTACTGCCCGACGGAGCCGTTTTACTTGGTGGGCTGGCAGGGGTTTGGAACCAGTCGCCGGTCGCCCGGACCCTGGTCTTTTTTGCGGGGGAGAAAACCCCCCTCCACCGGAGCCGGGGAGAAAAGGCGGAAGCATTGCTGAAGGAAGGCCCTGACTGGTTACGGGTTTATCACCCGCTGGAACGGCCGGCCCGGTTTGAGGAGAAGTTCTTTACGGTCCAGCCGGGGGAGGATCTTTACATCTCCGGCTGTGGTTGGGCTGCGGTGAAAAGGGAAGCCGCCCGTTTAAGACTACTGGTCCCGCCCGGGGTGGAGGTGGGAACGCGACCGAGTTTGATTGGACGCCGCGAAGGTTAG
- a CDS encoding YqeG family HAD IIIA-type phosphatase: MWYNRNTLEAIVLVSMMWKRLYPALHLKKLADLKPDYLKKRGLKGLLLDLDNTLVEWGEVHVTPETVAWVQEMKNAGLKLCIISNALEDRVKIVGEKLGIPWVARAVKPRKSPFKKALALLGTTPGETATVGDQLFTDVWGGNRMALFTIWTHPISKRELLFTKMVRRLERLVAKHLKKKGIISE, encoded by the coding sequence TTGTGGTATAATAGAAATACTTTGGAGGCGATTGTGCTGGTGAGTATGATGTGGAAAAGATTATACCCTGCTCTACACCTGAAAAAACTGGCGGACTTAAAGCCGGATTACCTGAAAAAGCGCGGTTTAAAGGGGTTACTGCTCGACCTGGATAATACCTTGGTGGAATGGGGAGAGGTTCATGTTACTCCGGAAACCGTGGCCTGGGTTCAGGAGATGAAAAACGCCGGCCTAAAACTGTGCATCATCTCCAATGCCTTGGAAGACCGGGTAAAGATCGTCGGGGAGAAGTTGGGAATACCATGGGTTGCCCGGGCGGTCAAACCACGGAAATCACCGTTTAAAAAAGCGCTGGCCTTGCTTGGGACCACCCCCGGAGAGACGGCCACGGTGGGGGATCAACTTTTCACCGACGTCTGGGGCGGTAACCGCATGGCTTTATTTACGATCTGGACGCACCCAATCAGTAAGCGCGAGTTGTTGTTTACGAAAATGGTCCGGCGTTTGGAAAGGTTGGTTGCTAAACACTTAAAGAAAAAGGGGATCATTAGTGAGTAA